One window of the Lactobacillus sp. PV034 genome contains the following:
- a CDS encoding thiopeptide-type bacteriocin biosynthesis protein, whose product MWKAIYFYLHSVQQQEAFLREASYLLEHYNNKWFFIKYWYGGPHLRFRFLNPSDEFLNSFDKLAADFSHQSVAPIISPTVYYSNINFSNEGIVPNNLPWHKHGTWFYTEYQPEFERYGTGTALELSENFFFVSSKLALKIIKLSDNFSLSKRIAIASIVMKELLKITDCWKESFLKQYSDYWKSYDNLNELSKKNVYLITKKSIGIPNILEIKDFTDEISIIWSELLKVLSFSEAQYVLSSQIHMNNNRISVTPEFEYIIAKSLSKLIMRKTYE is encoded by the coding sequence ATGTGGAAAGCAATATATTTTTATTTACACAGCGTACAACAGCAGGAAGCATTTTTAAGAGAAGCTAGCTATCTTCTAGAACACTACAATAATAAATGGTTTTTTATTAAATATTGGTATGGAGGTCCGCACCTTAGATTTAGATTTTTGAATCCTAGTGATGAATTTTTGAACAGCTTTGATAAACTAGCAGCTGATTTTTCTCATCAATCGGTAGCTCCTATTATTTCTCCAACTGTATATTATTCAAATATAAACTTTTCTAATGAAGGAATTGTTCCAAATAACTTGCCATGGCATAAGCATGGTACATGGTTTTATACAGAATATCAACCAGAATTTGAAAGATATGGTACTGGCACAGCTTTAGAACTTTCTGAGAACTTTTTCTTCGTATCAAGCAAACTAGCACTAAAAATAATTAAACTTTCGGATAATTTTTCTTTATCTAAACGTATTGCAATAGCTTCCATAGTAATGAAAGAATTACTAAAAATAACAGATTGTTGGAAAGAATCCTTTTTAAAGCAATATTCAGACTACTGGAAGAGTTATGACAATTTAAATGAATTATCAAAAAAGAATGTATATCTTATTACAAAAAAGTCAATTGGGATTCCTAATATTTTAGAAATTAAAGATTTTACTGATGAAATTAGCATTATATGGTCTGAGTTGTTAAAGGTTTTATCTTTTTCTGAAGCTCAATATGTATTAAGTTCTCAAATTCATATGAATAACAACCGTATATCTGTGACCCCTGAGTTTGAATATATAATTGCTAAATCATTGTCTAAATTAATCATGAGGAAAACGTATGAATAG
- a CDS encoding SagB/ThcOx family dehydrogenase, whose translation MNSKKWKKISSSFRDWNSIKEFHAGSMHLISNLSANGIKSIDPEIKDKVGDIKLKRFGDIQNNKTLSLNEILLKRRTSWNFKFNLDYKKFSNILLDSFAQTDSIIFKGQKVNLRAYPSAGALYSVDVYIWTQHLGSNMEQKIWKLQLSNNSLIFIKKAALAEIEELTSTTKFNVQTFKKANVVFFFVSNLKLLFKKYGRLAYRLAFLESGHMCENLYLNSTKYDLSMVALGGFYDHLVEDTLKLTDDQICTYMAAIG comes from the coding sequence ATGAATAGTAAGAAATGGAAAAAAATTAGTTCTTCCTTTAGAGATTGGAATTCGATCAAAGAATTTCATGCAGGGTCAATGCATCTTATTTCAAATTTATCGGCTAATGGCATTAAAAGTATCGATCCTGAGATAAAGGATAAAGTAGGCGACATAAAATTAAAAAGATTTGGTGATATCCAGAATAATAAAACGCTTTCACTTAATGAGATATTACTTAAAAGGCGCACCAGTTGGAATTTTAAGTTTAATCTTGATTACAAGAAATTTTCAAATATACTATTAGATTCTTTTGCTCAAACAGACTCAATCATATTTAAAGGTCAAAAAGTTAACCTGAGAGCTTATCCTTCTGCCGGCGCTCTATATTCGGTAGATGTATATATATGGACTCAACATTTGGGATCTAACATGGAACAAAAGATTTGGAAATTACAGTTATCAAACAATTCATTGATTTTTATAAAAAAGGCCGCACTAGCAGAGATAGAAGAACTAACGTCTACTACTAAATTTAATGTACAAACTTTTAAAAAAGCTAATGTAGTTTTCTTTTTTGTTTCTAATTTAAAACTTTTATTTAAAAAATATGGTAGACTCGCATATCGATTAGCATTTTTAGAAAGTGGACACATGTGTGAGAATTTATATTTAAATTCTACTAAATATGATTTATCCATGGTTGCACTAGGAGGATTTTATGACCATCTTGTCGAAGATACTTTGAAGCTAACTGATGACCAAATTTGTACTTACATGGCAGCAATAGGGTGA
- a CDS encoding tyrosine-type recombinase/integrase has protein sequence MRQIVKPIKDSWVLRSVQESLLKDFDLGCRNYTIFQTGKATLLRVSDVLRLKKSDVYDERGRVKKNAYIIDKKTKKPNTLYLNPIRQDLETYYDWLEKWQKENPTQTVFYSPWLFPSFKRPEKHIDERRYYMIMYKVGKKLNIDYLGTHTMRKTGAYRVYEQTNHNIALVMKLLNHSSEDMTLAYLGLDQETREHILDTIDFG, from the coding sequence ATGAGACAGATAGTTAAGCCAATCAAAGATTCTTGGGTTTTGCGCTCAGTTCAGGAATCTCTTTTAAAAGATTTCGATCTGGGATGCAGAAACTATACTATTTTTCAGACGGGTAAGGCTACCTTGCTTAGAGTTAGTGATGTACTACGATTAAAGAAGTCAGATGTATATGATGAGCGGGGGCGGGTTAAGAAAAACGCCTATATAATAGATAAGAAAACTAAAAAGCCAAATACCTTATATCTTAATCCGATTAGGCAAGATTTAGAAACTTACTACGATTGGCTTGAAAAGTGGCAAAAAGAAAATCCCACTCAAACTGTCTTTTACAGTCCTTGGTTATTTCCTTCTTTTAAGCGTCCTGAGAAGCACATTGATGAGCGGCGTTATTATATGATTATGTATAAAGTAGGGAAGAAGTTAAATATCGATTATCTTGGTACTCACACCATGAGAAAAACCGGTGCCTATCGTGTTTATGAACAAACTAACCATAATATTGCATTAGTAATGAAGCTGTTAAATCACTCATCTGAAGACATGACCCTAGCATATTTAGGACTAGATCAAGAAACCCGAGAACACATTCTAGATACAATTGATTTTGGATAG
- a CDS encoding type IV toxin-antitoxin system AbiEi family antitoxin domain-containing protein, translating to MANIITLNKLLKENNYIASRKQLSEKNFSGQQIKKYLKDNVLVLLDKGIYGSASHLGDTFYTTQLRLQKGIISLNSALYLYGLSDRLPDKIDFTFPRGYKNPKLRKEIVAHQQLPNLYKLGIVTIKTPQGNEVRAYSLDRTMAEILRPQYHVDPEIINSAFKQYLNGANKNIAKLMYFAKIFKTTKKVMNYVEVLL from the coding sequence ATGGCTAATATTATTACTTTAAACAAGTTGCTAAAAGAAAATAACTATATCGCGTCTAGAAAACAACTTTCAGAAAAGAATTTCTCTGGTCAACAAATCAAAAAATATCTTAAAGATAATGTATTAGTTTTGCTAGATAAAGGAATTTATGGAAGTGCTAGTCATTTAGGAGATACATTTTATACTACTCAACTAAGATTACAAAAGGGAATAATTTCGCTTAATTCCGCTCTCTATTTATATGGGCTTAGTGATCGCCTTCCAGATAAAATAGACTTTACTTTCCCTAGAGGATACAAAAATCCTAAATTAAGAAAAGAGATTGTGGCGCATCAGCAATTACCTAATCTTTATAAATTAGGAATTGTCACCATTAAAACACCACAAGGAAATGAGGTTAGAGCTTATTCTTTAGATAGGACTATGGCCGAAATTCTGAGACCACAATATCATGTAGACCCAGAAATAATAAATAGTGCGTTTAAGCAATATTTAAATGGAGCAAATAAGAATATTGCTAAGTTAATGTATTTTGCTAAAATTTTTAAAACCACTAAGAAAGTTATGAACTATGTAGAGGTATTACTATAA
- a CDS encoding nucleotidyl transferase AbiEii/AbiGii toxin family protein — protein sequence MNDNFRSFTNNQQMIAHMRKLAKESKTTTEVILEEYTLDDFVQRIAKSKYRNNLILKGGFLLSSLMGINNRTTEDIDTDIKGKDLSLPEVTKMVDEICEIIPVKNDPITIERVGKIEKLHEGARYVGYRVHLLGTLYDKSRANIKIDVSTGDVITPKEIKYTYKSLIDGTPIEIAAYNNETIIAQKLETVFSRSIANTRMKDFYDLYMLNNLRKLTGYQQLKLDLPLTKQALINTAMSRKSYDEIFEKLDDNQFLWQFTFSEIESNAAMKKKWENYTHEKAYAENIEFQDTLIAIKELMTELFSENLTVKRYK from the coding sequence ATGAATGATAATTTTAGAAGCTTTACTAATAATCAACAAATGATTGCTCATATGCGTAAATTAGCTAAAGAAAGTAAAACTACAACAGAAGTAATTCTGGAGGAATATACTTTAGATGATTTTGTTCAACGAATTGCAAAATCAAAGTATAGAAATAACTTAATTCTAAAAGGCGGCTTTCTTTTATCAAGTCTAATGGGAATAAATAATAGAACCACCGAAGATATTGATACTGATATTAAAGGAAAGGATCTATCTCTTCCTGAAGTAACGAAAATGGTTGATGAAATTTGTGAAATTATTCCAGTTAAAAATGATCCTATTACTATTGAACGTGTAGGCAAAATTGAAAAATTGCATGAAGGAGCAAGATATGTTGGATATAGAGTTCATTTACTTGGTACTCTATACGACAAATCCAGGGCCAATATTAAGATTGATGTCTCTACAGGAGATGTAATAACCCCAAAAGAAATAAAATATACGTATAAATCTTTAATTGACGGCACTCCGATAGAAATAGCTGCATATAATAATGAAACTATTATTGCTCAAAAATTGGAAACAGTATTTAGTCGCAGTATCGCAAATACCCGAATGAAAGACTTTTACGACTTATACATGTTGAATAATCTTAGAAAATTGACGGGATACCAACAACTAAAATTAGATTTACCTTTAACCAAACAGGCTTTAATTAATACTGCTATGTCACGAAAGAGTTATGATGAAATTTTCGAAAAATTAGATGACAATCAATTTTTGTGGCAATTTACATTCAGCGAAATAGAAAGTAATGCTGCTATGAAAAAGAAGTGGGAAAATTACACTCATGAAAAAGCGTATGCTGAAAATATTGAATTTCAAGATACTTTAATAGCAATTAAAGAACTAATGACTGAACTATTTTCAGAAAACTTAACTGTAAAAAGATATAAGTAA
- a CDS encoding AAA family ATPase, giving the protein MFPTSELSKRGANTLLLDLDPQANATNIMLKTKANLTDKIDQFDLSLMAAIQNKDLSKALVNITSNLDLIGSSADFSLFPRVMEKQFSKYIDRVKYLNELLSPITKNYDYVIIDVPPTISLITDAALYASDWCVIVMQTQQQALDGASAFIQYMQQEVIDTYKAPSLDLVGILPVLIQPGAPVDNLTLQNAEEEFGQDNILPTSIHQMQRLKRYGVTGITNDSRYDEKVFEVYKQVVNDILNRIKANE; this is encoded by the coding sequence ATATTTCCAACATCTGAATTATCAAAAAGAGGAGCAAATACTCTTCTTTTAGATTTAGATCCGCAAGCGAATGCCACAAACATCATGCTTAAAACTAAAGCAAACCTAACGGATAAAATCGATCAATTTGATTTATCCTTAATGGCTGCTATCCAAAACAAGGATTTATCAAAGGCCTTAGTTAATATTACAAGTAATTTAGACTTGATAGGATCATCGGCAGATTTTTCCTTATTTCCACGAGTAATGGAAAAACAATTTTCAAAGTATATTGATCGGGTCAAATATTTGAATGAATTACTATCTCCAATTACTAAAAATTATGATTATGTGATTATTGATGTTCCGCCTACGATTAGTTTAATTACTGACGCTGCTCTTTATGCCAGCGATTGGTGCGTAATTGTCATGCAAACACAACAACAAGCTTTAGATGGGGCTAGTGCATTTATTCAATATATGCAGCAAGAAGTAATCGATACCTATAAAGCACCTAGTTTGGACTTAGTAGGAATTTTACCTGTACTAATCCAACCCGGAGCTCCTGTTGATAATTTGACCTTGCAAAACGCAGAAGAAGAGTTTGGCCAAGATAATATTTTGCCAACTTCAATTCATCAAATGCAGCGTTTAAAGCGCTATGGGGTAACCGGGATTACCAATGATAGTCGCTATGATGAAAAGGTATTTGAAGTTTATAAGCAAGTTGTGAATGATATTTTGAATAGGATTAAAGCAAATGAGTAA
- a CDS encoding DUF5388 domain-containing protein, producing the protein MSNLINSNKRKINVKPKHEVSINEIEGNDNKKTFNVNIKIDNTVRNSLIAISNLGVAPNQKEAVAYLVQQFRDNLDADNQRLFDLQVDVLNKKDAKLHENN; encoded by the coding sequence ATGAGTAATTTAATTAACAGTAACAAGCGTAAAATTAACGTAAAGCCAAAGCATGAAGTTTCAATTAATGAAATTGAGGGTAATGACAATAAGAAGACGTTTAACGTAAATATCAAAATTGACAATACAGTTAGAAATAGTCTGATAGCAATTTCTAATTTAGGAGTTGCTCCAAATCAAAAAGAAGCTGTTGCATATTTAGTTCAACAATTCCGTGATAATTTAGATGCAGACAATCAACGCTTATTTGATTTACAAGTTGATGTGTTAAATAAAAAAGATGCTAAATTACATGAAAACAATTAG
- a CDS encoding DUF6037 family protein, giving the protein MGNLDHLKLLRTDMEAKGWTISSFIFVYKNIKYVVLVKLFVGPIKKVNPYALVQLEFMKYNNIQDNYVVEAHSNGLLDDIKSIRKYFGIAYKLNMGQLMKQFAQTLNSAVPTQVPNTNSYDKTQLACLNSSLSRSDSEDPTKIYCYGTIMNPVGKQRSPFNSDKTKLNRLALFEELGVDPRRSFCYSNDPQKEKSDAEIIASINKP; this is encoded by the coding sequence ATGGGTAATTTAGATCACCTTAAGTTATTAAGAACTGATATGGAAGCTAAGGGGTGGACCATTTCTAGTTTTATTTTTGTCTATAAAAATATTAAATATGTCGTTCTCGTTAAACTATTTGTAGGTCCAATAAAAAAAGTTAATCCATATGCATTGGTTCAATTGGAATTTATGAAATACAACAATATCCAAGACAATTATGTAGTAGAAGCTCATAGTAATGGTCTACTTGATGATATTAAATCTATCAGAAAATACTTTGGAATTGCCTACAAGCTAAATATGGGGCAATTGATGAAGCAATTTGCTCAAACTCTTAATAGTGCAGTTCCCACTCAAGTTCCAAATACAAATAGCTATGATAAAACTCAACTTGCATGTTTAAACTCCTCTTTAAGCCGATCCGATTCAGAAGATCCGACTAAAATTTATTGCTACGGTACAATAATGAATCCAGTGGGGAAACAACGATCACCATTTAATTCAGATAAAACTAAATTAAACAGACTTGCATTATTTGAAGAATTGGGCGTCGATCCTAGACGTAGTTTTTGTTATTCAAATGATCCTCAAAAAGAAAAATCTGATGCTGAAATTATTGCAAGTATAAATAAACCATAG
- a CDS encoding replication initiation protein → MSEELNLIEISDEDQNKKLSTIVKMDNDLLVKGFPNFSKKWTPFDIDWWNIIDSQVLDQKDNLIKIPISKVKELMYFRKHITNDEFIKKSNDTLKKFMTIQASLEQEDGDKKIYMNVNIFSQSYIDTDYNAWIRVSPQATKYFNNLSQWTRFALEQATRLHTSYSKKLFMYLKQWRTVGKKTFTLEEFRNALDVPKSYRPGSIDQKILNPTAEYLAPYFMNFRITKNYSKGIRGRKLIGYTFTFRPESKTQKDVGYNKRIEEITHLYSIMTNTFLKVAR, encoded by the coding sequence ATGTCTGAAGAACTTAATCTCATTGAAATTAGTGACGAAGATCAAAATAAGAAATTGAGTACCATTGTCAAGATGGATAATGATCTGCTAGTAAAAGGATTTCCTAATTTTTCCAAAAAGTGGACGCCCTTTGATATTGACTGGTGGAATATCATTGATTCTCAGGTTCTCGATCAAAAAGATAATCTAATCAAAATTCCAATTTCTAAAGTAAAAGAATTAATGTATTTTAGAAAACATATAACAAATGATGAATTTATCAAAAAATCGAATGATACATTGAAGAAATTTATGACTATTCAGGCCAGCTTGGAACAAGAAGATGGGGACAAAAAGATATATATGAATGTTAATATCTTTAGCCAATCTTATATCGATACTGATTACAATGCTTGGATTAGAGTTTCACCACAGGCAACAAAGTATTTCAATAATTTATCGCAATGGACGAGATTTGCCTTAGAACAAGCCACTCGACTTCATACCTCATATTCAAAGAAGTTGTTTATGTATTTAAAGCAATGGCGTACGGTAGGCAAAAAGACATTTACCTTAGAGGAATTTAGAAATGCCCTTGATGTACCTAAGAGCTATCGTCCCGGAAGTATTGACCAAAAAATACTCAATCCGACAGCAGAATATTTAGCGCCGTACTTTATGAATTTTCGAATTACTAAGAATTATTCTAAGGGAATTCGAGGAAGAAAATTAATTGGTTATACCTTTACTTTTAGACCGGAATCTAAAACGCAAAAAGATGTGGGTTATAATAAGCGCATTGAAGAAATTACTCATCTGTATTCAATTATGACGAACACTTTCTTAAAAGTCGCAAGGTAA
- the mmuM gene encoding homocysteine S-methyltransferase, translating into MTIFEEAKKGLVLDGAMADELQRQGTNLNSKLWTAAALIDQEEKVYQAHLNYFKAGANLVITDTYQANVPAFIKAGYSQKQAASFIKQAVKIAKQARDDYEKQTGIHNYVVGTVGPYGAYLADGNEYRGDYELSKQEYLDFHLPRLKLILSEEPDLIAVETQPKLDETLVLLDWLTQNAPKVPVYVSFTLKNETTISDGTSLAQAAQVVDNYDQVIGIGINCVAPNLVTPALELLNKNTTKPLIVYPNQGASYNPEIKEWEEVKENFDFSKLTKIWYEKGARLIGGCCTTGPKEVNQISTTLNELKERR; encoded by the coding sequence ATGACAATTTTTGAAGAAGCTAAAAAAGGTTTAGTGCTTGATGGAGCAATGGCTGATGAGTTACAAAGACAAGGAACAAATTTAAATAGTAAACTTTGGACCGCAGCTGCCCTGATTGATCAAGAAGAAAAAGTTTATCAAGCTCATTTAAATTATTTCAAAGCAGGTGCCAATCTTGTAATCACTGATACTTATCAGGCTAATGTTCCCGCTTTTATAAAAGCAGGCTACAGTCAAAAACAAGCAGCAAGCTTTATTAAACAGGCGGTTAAAATTGCTAAACAGGCAAGAGATGATTATGAAAAACAAACAGGTATCCATAATTATGTAGTAGGTACTGTGGGACCATATGGTGCTTACTTGGCCGATGGTAATGAATATCGAGGAGATTATGAATTAAGTAAGCAAGAATATTTGGATTTTCATTTACCAAGATTAAAGTTAATTTTATCTGAGGAGCCAGATTTAATTGCAGTTGAAACACAGCCTAAATTAGATGAGACGCTCGTTTTACTTGATTGGTTAACTCAAAATGCACCAAAAGTACCAGTCTATGTAAGCTTTACTTTGAAAAATGAAACGACAATTAGTGATGGAACTTCTTTAGCTCAGGCAGCTCAAGTAGTAGATAACTATGATCAAGTGATTGGAATTGGGATTAATTGTGTGGCTCCAAATTTGGTGACGCCAGCTTTGGAATTGTTAAATAAAAATACAACAAAGCCTTTAATTGTCTATCCTAACCAAGGAGCAAGTTATAATCCAGAAATTAAAGAGTGGGAAGAAGTTAAAGAGAACTTTGATTTTTCGAAATTGACTAAAATTTGGTATGAAAAAGGTGCACGTTTGATTGGGGGATGTTGCACTACGGGTCCCAAAGAAGTTAACCAGATAAGTACAACCTTGAATGAACTTAAAGAAAGAAGGTAA
- a CDS encoding amino acid permease: MKHETHLKRKMSTRHIQMISLGGVIGTGLFLSSGYTIHEAGPLGTVLAYGVGALIVFAVMLCLGELSVAMPYTGAFHVYAKKLISPSAGFVVAILYWLTWTIALGSEFTAVGLIMQKWFPNTPVWIWSLVCMVVIFLSNFFSVKGFAESEFWLAAVKVLAIVAFIILGGAAIIGLLPVGGQTHAPGLANFCKNGWFPNGWGGVFTTMLTVNFAFSGTELIGVTAGEAKDPNKAIPQAIKTTLWRLLVFFIGSIVVMAALIPYKVAGVTESPFVYVLDEIHVPFAANIMNFVILTAIISAANSGLYASTRMLWSLGNEKTLPAIFTKTNRAGVPVVALLASMCGGVLALISSKVAASTVYLVLVSISGLAVVFVWMAIAWCELKFRKEYLKAGHQVSDLKYHTPWYPVVPYFAFFASLISCILIWFDPSQRVALYYTVPFVAICWTLHWYWYNKKQENEKSIGKREEQGDFVK; the protein is encoded by the coding sequence ATGAAGCATGAAACGCACTTAAAAAGAAAGATGAGTACACGCCATATTCAAATGATTTCTTTAGGCGGAGTAATTGGTACAGGGCTATTTTTAAGTTCGGGCTATACCATCCATGAAGCCGGTCCTTTAGGTACAGTCCTAGCTTATGGCGTAGGAGCATTAATAGTTTTTGCAGTAATGCTTTGCTTGGGAGAATTATCAGTAGCAATGCCTTATACAGGTGCCTTTCATGTTTATGCTAAAAAGCTTATTAGTCCTTCTGCAGGATTTGTGGTGGCTATCTTATATTGGTTAACATGGACAATTGCATTAGGCTCAGAATTTACTGCTGTGGGGCTAATTATGCAGAAATGGTTCCCTAACACTCCCGTTTGGATTTGGAGCTTAGTATGTATGGTGGTAATTTTTTTGAGTAATTTCTTTTCAGTTAAAGGATTTGCCGAAAGTGAATTTTGGCTTGCGGCAGTAAAAGTATTGGCAATTGTTGCTTTTATTATTTTAGGAGGAGCAGCAATTATTGGATTGTTACCAGTGGGTGGACAAACTCATGCACCAGGATTAGCTAACTTCTGTAAAAATGGTTGGTTTCCTAATGGATGGGGTGGCGTATTTACAACCATGTTAACTGTTAACTTTGCCTTCTCAGGAACAGAATTAATTGGTGTAACTGCAGGCGAAGCAAAAGATCCCAATAAAGCTATTCCACAAGCAATTAAGACAACATTATGGCGATTATTAGTATTTTTTATTGGTAGTATTGTCGTCATGGCTGCTTTAATACCTTATAAAGTAGCAGGGGTTACAGAAAGTCCTTTTGTTTACGTGTTGGATGAAATTCACGTTCCATTTGCGGCTAATATTATGAACTTTGTCATTTTAACTGCAATTATTTCGGCGGCAAATTCGGGCCTTTATGCTTCAACTAGAATGCTCTGGTCACTTGGAAATGAAAAGACTTTACCTGCAATTTTTACTAAAACAAATAGGGCAGGCGTTCCTGTTGTCGCTTTACTAGCCAGTATGTGTGGTGGAGTTCTAGCTTTAATTTCCAGTAAAGTAGCTGCAAGTACAGTTTATTTAGTGTTAGTATCAATTTCTGGTTTAGCAGTTGTTTTTGTATGGATGGCAATTGCTTGGTGTGAATTGAAGTTTAGAAAAGAGTATCTTAAAGCAGGGCACCAGGTTAGCGATTTAAAATATCACACTCCTTGGTATCCCGTAGTTCCTTATTTTGCTTTCTTTGCTAGTTTAATTTCTTGTATTTTAATTTGGTTTGACCCAAGTCAAAGAGTTGCTTTGTATTATACAGTGCCTTTTGTGGCAATTTGCTGGACATTACATTGGTATTGGTACAATAAGAAACAAGAAAATGAAAAGTCGATCGGTAAGAGAGAGGAACAGGGAGATTTTGTTAAATAA
- the efp gene encoding elongation factor P → MTMISVNEFKNGLTIQYNNDLWRIVEFQHVKPGKGSAFVRSKLKSLRTGAVQEYTFRSTAKVDTADIQTKGMQYLYNDGSSYVFMDNNTYEQLEIPNSQIEEEAKYLKENMQVNVITHEGETLGIELPNTVDLEVAETEPNIKGDTSSGGGKPATMETGLVVNVPFFINQGDILTINTADGTYVSRANK, encoded by the coding sequence ATGACAATGATCTCCGTTAATGAGTTCAAAAACGGACTTACTATTCAATACAATAATGATTTATGGCGTATCGTTGAATTCCAACACGTTAAGCCAGGAAAAGGTAGTGCTTTTGTACGTTCAAAGCTTAAGAGTTTGAGAACTGGTGCTGTTCAAGAATATACTTTCCGTTCAACTGCTAAAGTTGATACTGCTGATATTCAAACTAAGGGTATGCAATACCTTTACAATGATGGTTCAAGTTATGTATTTATGGATAACAATACTTATGAACAACTTGAAATTCCAAATTCTCAAATTGAAGAAGAAGCAAAATACTTAAAGGAAAATATGCAAGTTAATGTTATTACTCATGAAGGCGAAACTTTAGGTATTGAATTACCAAATACTGTTGACTTAGAAGTTGCAGAAACTGAACCTAATATTAAGGGTGATACTTCTTCTGGTGGTGGTAAACCAGCAACTATGGAAACTGGTTTAGTAGTTAACGTACCATTCTTTATTAACCAAGGTGATATTTTAACTATTAACACTGCTGATGGTACTTACGTATCTCGTGCAAACAAGTAA
- a CDS encoding Asp23/Gls24 family envelope stress response protein — translation MADNSTILLSSNDNGDETRVDLSVLEVILGIAAKKVDGVNEMRGSLRSGLNSLFGHSNRGKGVSLSVEDNQLTADIYVYLDYGVNVPKVAVQLQKNLVAQLQQMTDLDLKAVNIHVVGLVSEDDKVEDSEALFSSNEDSEADK, via the coding sequence ATGGCTGATAATTCAACAATTCTTTTATCAAGCAATGACAACGGCGACGAAACTAGAGTTGATTTGAGTGTTCTTGAAGTCATTTTAGGCATTGCCGCTAAAAAAGTTGATGGTGTAAATGAAATGCGCGGTTCTTTGCGCAGTGGATTAAATTCACTTTTTGGTCATTCAAATCGTGGTAAGGGTGTTTCCTTATCAGTGGAGGATAACCAATTAACAGCTGATATTTATGTTTACTTAGACTATGGCGTTAATGTTCCTAAGGTAGCTGTTCAACTTCAAAAAAATCTTGTTGCTCAGTTACAACAAATGACTGATTTGGATCTTAAAGCTGTAAATATTCATGTTGTAGGTCTTGTATCAGAAGATGATAAGGTTGAAGATTCTGAAGCACTATTTTCCTCAAATGAAGATAGCGAGGCCGATAAATAA
- the nusB gene encoding transcription antitermination factor NusB, whose amino-acid sequence MNQHEMRRIALQALYLANQEPELNYNDIVGRTTKALDLKAFPELSGSLLKGILEQKPELDEEIGNYLKSGWRIERLAQIDRAILELGLYEIKNSDQIDPVAALDEALNLGEEFSSEKSKAFINGVLGNFIEEK is encoded by the coding sequence ATGAATCAACATGAAATGCGACGCATAGCCTTGCAAGCACTCTATTTAGCAAATCAAGAACCAGAATTAAATTATAATGATATAGTTGGTCGCACAACTAAGGCTCTTGATTTAAAGGCTTTTCCTGAATTATCAGGAAGCCTTTTAAAGGGTATTTTAGAGCAAAAACCTGAATTAGATGAAGAAATAGGTAATTATTTAAAATCAGGTTGGCGTATTGAAAGATTGGCTCAAATTGATCGTGCAATTTTAGAATTAGGATTGTATGAAATAAAGAATAGTGATCAAATTGATCCAGTTGCTGCTTTAGATGAAGCTTTAAATCTTGGCGAAGAATTTTCTTCAGAGAAGTCAAAGGCATTTATTAATGGTGTCTTAGGGAACTTTATTGAAGAAAAATAA